CGGAAGCCTCATTTTTGATGCTATATTTCACTTTTACAAAATTTTTCAGGAATATCCATTGTTTTGATTTTCAAGAGTGCCTGTCTTTATTTATTCACCTTCATCAAGAATGAATGCAAATAGGGCCACAGGTCCATGTACACCGATCGTCAAATCGTTTTCGATATCGGAGGACCTGCTTGGACCGGTAATGACATTGATGGAAGACGGCATTGCCCCAGGGCCGGAATTCATCGTCTGAATTTCTTCCAGGACTTCACCCATACGTGTGCGCATTTGGCGCGAACGAATCAAGGCGATATGGACGCTGGGCAAAAGGCTCACGGAACGACCCTTTTCCGGACTGCTCATTAATACGATTGACCCTGTATCTGCAATGGCATAATCGACACCTGTAATTCCGACATCTGCCCGGATAAATGTTGAGATAAGAGATTCGCGAGTCTCGGAAACATCCCATTCCTGACAAGGATACGATTTCAATACATCACGCAATTGAAATACGGCAAGTGTTTGACTGCCCCATGTACCGATTGACTTTGGGGATAATTCTTGCAGAACGGATGTCAACTTGCTTTGCAATGCGTCTAAAGATGCAAAGATTTCCACAACTCCGCCTAATTTTTCAAGCTCTTCTTTAAATTTGTGAAGTTGTTCGGAATGGCTTAGCTGATACGATTTCCAAAAGTCTGGCGCGCCAATAACGGAGCGGACAGGAGGAATCGAAAGAGGTGCCGGTCTTCCGAGCCGATTGGACAGATGTTTTAAGAAGTCTTCCTCTCTCATTTTTTGTTTCCTCCTTCCGATGGATTGGTTTGTGCATGGGTGAGATCTTTTTTTAGTGAAGCAAATCGGTCGCGGAACGGCTGTTGTGCCATGGCAGGTGCATGGCGCTGGTTTGTCCAACCGAATAATGGGCCAAATGTCGATTCAATATATCCATTCCGCTCCAACGGTTTTTGCATAGACCGGGCAGAATTCATGGCCAAGCGATATCTTCCCGGTTTTCCGAAAACAGTTTGAAACCCTTTAAATGCCATTCGTTCCATGAGTTTCGTGCGCCGCTTTTCCACATTTCTTCGCCGCAAGTGAACGAGCATATCATGCAATGGAATCTTCACAGGGCACGCTTCATAACATGCACCGCAAAGGCTGGAAGCATAAGGCAAATCCGACCACTGTTCGCCTTCGTTTAAAAGCGGAGAAAGAACGGCGCCAATTGGCCCTGGATATACAGATCCATATGCGTGACCGCCGATATGCCGATACACAGGGCAAACATTCAAACAGGCACCACAGCGAATGCAGTTTAGCACTTCTTGAAATTCTTCGTCGCCAAGCTGCTTGGATCTCCCGTTATCAAGCAGAATGACATGCAGTTCTTCCGGTCCATCAATCTCTTGCGCCCGGCGAGGCCCATTGATCATGCTCATATATGCAGTGATTTTCTGGCCCGTTGCGCTTCTGGGAAGCAGATTTGCCACGACCTCAAGATCGGAGAATGTTGGCAAAAGGCGCTCCATTCCCATTGTTACGATGTGTGTTTTGGGGAGAGTGCTAACCATTCGCCCGTTGCCTTCATTCGTAAAAAGGACGATGGTGCCGGACTCGGCAATTCCAAAATTACATCCTGTTAAACCGATTTCCGCTTTTTGGAATTTTTCTCGCAATGTTTGTCTGGCAAATGCAACGAGAACTTTCGTATCGGTTGTCAAATTCTCTCCGCCTGCAGCAGTAAACAATTCTTTAATCTGCTGGCGATTTTTATGAATGGCAGGGATGATAATATGGGAAGGAGTTTCACCCGCTAATTGAATAATATATTCGCCAAGATCTGTCTCGACCGCTGCAATGTTTTTTTCTTTTAAATGTGCATTGATGTGAATCTCTTCGGAAACCATCGATTTCGATTTCACGACCAATTTGGCTTCCTTCTTTGCGGCAATGTCAAGGGCAATGGCGACCGCTTCTGCGGCATTTGCGGCAAAATACACAGAACCGCCGGCAGTTCGAATCTGGTCGGCAAATTGCTTTACATAGTAATCGAGATGCGCAATGGTATGTGAGCGGATTTGTTTGCCGCGTTCCCGCCACTCTTCCCAACGACCGAGCTCCTCGGTCGTCTTTAACTTATTGTTTTTTAAGCGGCCGGTTGTAAAACGTACGGCAGCCCGTAAAAAATCATCTTGTAAAGCAAGGTGAGAGCGTTCTTTGATATCTGTTTGGCTATGAGTATGTGCAGTTGTCATCGGGTGATCACCTGCCCTTGCAGCATGCCTTCATACAGCAATTCAATCAGGTGCATGACTCGAACTTGCTTGCCTTGATGCCGCAGACGACCGCCGATATTCATCAGGCAGCCCATGTCAGTACCGACCAGGATTTCGGCGCCCGTTTCCAAAACATGTTCCGCTTTTTCCGTCACCATCGCTTCTGATATTTCATGCATTTTTACGGCAAATGTTCCGCCGAATCCGCAGCAGTCATTTGCTTGCGGCAATTCGATTCGGTTTAAATCTTTCACTTGCTCCAATAGGATCAGCGGTTCATCCTTTATCCCCAATAAGCGGGAAGCATGACAGGAAGGATGATATGTTACGGTATGTGGAAAAACGGCGCCAACATCTTTGACTCCCAATACATTGACAAGAAACTGAGAAAATTCATACGTTTTCTCGACAAGCTGCTGTGCTTTTTTTGCCAATACCGGGTCGTCTTTAAACAATTCCGGATAATAGTGATGAACCATACCGGTACAGGAGCCGGAAGGGGAGATGACATAGTCGGAATGTTCAAAAGCATCCAGCATATTTTTGGCAACCGCGCGGGCTTCATCTACATA
Above is a window of Fodinisporobacter ferrooxydans DNA encoding:
- a CDS encoding LutB/LldF family L-lactate oxidation iron-sulfur protein codes for the protein MTTAHTHSQTDIKERSHLALQDDFLRAAVRFTTGRLKNNKLKTTEELGRWEEWRERGKQIRSHTIAHLDYYVKQFADQIRTAGGSVYFAANAAEAVAIALDIAAKKEAKLVVKSKSMVSEEIHINAHLKEKNIAAVETDLGEYIIQLAGETPSHIIIPAIHKNRQQIKELFTAAGGENLTTDTKVLVAFARQTLREKFQKAEIGLTGCNFGIAESGTIVLFTNEGNGRMVSTLPKTHIVTMGMERLLPTFSDLEVVANLLPRSATGQKITAYMSMINGPRRAQEIDGPEELHVILLDNGRSKQLGDEEFQEVLNCIRCGACLNVCPVYRHIGGHAYGSVYPGPIGAVLSPLLNEGEQWSDLPYASSLCGACYEACPVKIPLHDMLVHLRRRNVEKRRTKLMERMAFKGFQTVFGKPGRYRLAMNSARSMQKPLERNGYIESTFGPLFGWTNQRHAPAMAQQPFRDRFASLKKDLTHAQTNPSEGGNKK
- a CDS encoding LutC/YkgG family protein encodes the protein MREEDFLKHLSNRLGRPAPLSIPPVRSVIGAPDFWKSYQLSHSEQLHKFKEELEKLGGVVEIFASLDALQSKLTSVLQELSPKSIGTWGSQTLAVFQLRDVLKSYPCQEWDVSETRESLISTFIRADVGITGVDYAIADTGSIVLMSSPEKGRSVSLLPSVHIALIRSRQMRTRMGEVLEEIQTMNSGPGAMPSSINVITGPSRSSDIENDLTIGVHGPVALFAFILDEGE
- a CDS encoding (Fe-S)-binding protein, which encodes MKASLFITCLVDNFFPQVGEAMVRILHKYGVDVDFPENQTCCGQPAFNSGYVDEARAVAKNMLDAFEHSDYVISPSGSCTGMVHHYYPELFKDDPVLAKKAQQLVEKTYEFSQFLVNVLGVKDVGAVFPHTVTYHPSCHASRLLGIKDEPLILLEQVKDLNRIELPQANDCCGFGGTFAVKMHEISEAMVTEKAEHVLETGAEILVGTDMGCLMNIGGRLRHQGKQVRVMHLIELLYEGMLQGQVITR